The proteins below come from a single Tachypleus tridentatus isolate NWPU-2018 chromosome 13, ASM421037v1, whole genome shotgun sequence genomic window:
- the LOC143240392 gene encoding uncharacterized protein LOC143240392 isoform X1, which produces MFCIFFMYAKKCLNKKENPFKMGIFKVWLTITLLHLVYVTGGVNSTCVTDRSLEGKLLKHPSNPSVYQILDGCRHGVPNPPTYNNLYKNWECIQSNILEELLCKCESLSNGAELIKGSGDTVYLLSNGIKRPIADPETFNGFCFDWNKIKTYSDIVINNLPIGPIIKIK; this is translated from the exons atgttttgtatattttttatgtacgCTAAGAAGTGTctgaacaaaaaagaaaaccCTTTTAAGATGGGAATTTTCAAAGTGTGGTTAACCATAACACTTCTTCACCTGGTATACGTAACAGGAGGAGTTAACAGCACGTGTG TAACAGACAGGTCTCTGGAAGGAAAACTGTTGAAACACCCTTCAAATCCATCAGTTTACCAAATTTTGGATGGGTGTCGGCATGGAGTGCCCAATCCTCCCACTTATAACAACCTCTACAAAAACTGGGAATGTATTCAATCAAATATCTTGGAGGAACTCTTGTGTAAATGTGAATCTCTTTCCAACGGTGCAGAACTTATCAAGGGAAGTGGAGATACTGTATATTTACTGAGTAATGGCATAAAACGACCTATTGCTGATCCTGAAACTTTCAATGGCTTTTGTTTCGACTGGAACAAAATCAAGACTTATTCAGATATTGTCATCAACAATCTCCCCATTGGAcctattataaaaattaaataa
- the LOC143240392 gene encoding uncharacterized protein LOC143240392 isoform X2, with the protein MGIFKVWLTITLLHLVYVTGGVNSTCVTDRSLEGKLLKHPSNPSVYQILDGCRHGVPNPPTYNNLYKNWECIQSNILEELLCKCESLSNGAELIKGSGDTVYLLSNGIKRPIADPETFNGFCFDWNKIKTYSDIVINNLPIGPIIKIK; encoded by the exons ATGGGAATTTTCAAAGTGTGGTTAACCATAACACTTCTTCACCTGGTATACGTAACAGGAGGAGTTAACAGCACGTGTG TAACAGACAGGTCTCTGGAAGGAAAACTGTTGAAACACCCTTCAAATCCATCAGTTTACCAAATTTTGGATGGGTGTCGGCATGGAGTGCCCAATCCTCCCACTTATAACAACCTCTACAAAAACTGGGAATGTATTCAATCAAATATCTTGGAGGAACTCTTGTGTAAATGTGAATCTCTTTCCAACGGTGCAGAACTTATCAAGGGAAGTGGAGATACTGTATATTTACTGAGTAATGGCATAAAACGACCTATTGCTGATCCTGAAACTTTCAATGGCTTTTGTTTCGACTGGAACAAAATCAAGACTTATTCAGATATTGTCATCAACAATCTCCCCATTGGAcctattataaaaattaaataa